The following nucleotide sequence is from Deltaproteobacteria bacterium HGW-Deltaproteobacteria-2.
CATCACTAAAGGGCTTTATCGCAAACTGGAAAATGAAGCGCAACTGGCAGGGGTACTTTCACACGAAATCGCCCACGTTGTCAGAAGTCATCACCTCAAGATTCTGCAGAAATCTCAACTGCTGGATTTAGGTGCTGGCCTGCTTGGCAAACAAATCGGTAAGGATAATCAGGTAATCCAGAAAGTAATCGGCAGCGGCGCGGAAATTTGCGCCCGCAGTCTGGATAAAAGCGCCGAATTTGAAGCTGACCGTATGGGCGTGTCGCTGACCACAAGAGCAGGTTACGAGCCTTATGGGTTGCCCGAAGTATTGCAAGCTATCGGACAGACAGGCAAGAATGAAAGCAGCGTTGCTCTGCTTTTTAAAACTCATCCGCATCCGGATGACAGGTTGTTAAAACTGGATGAGGCAATCGGCAACCGGTTGGATAATGTTAAAGGCGGCAAAACATTGAGCAACAGGTTTTATAAATTGAAGAATTAGGAAATGAATTAAATTATTTTCCACGGCACAGAAGAAGATAATCTGTTTTTTCTTTGTCACGAGATGTTAATTAATATCAAAAAAACCAGCTTTAATTTCTCAAAGCTGGTTTTTTTAATTGTATTGTCACGCGGCCGTTTGCATTGTTGCCGCTTTGCCTTTTAATTTATCTTCCTGGTCCATGGCCGGGGGGTGGATTATGTCCTGGTC
It contains:
- a CDS encoding peptidase; its protein translation is MRVIYFFLIFIFATFMPQAQALDLGEVLKDVVKETTAGKTTGTESKASPTSSTGSEGKKTFNWKSPTPQEEIRIGREITGNLLGASALVKDAALQKYVNQVGRWVANQSERADLPWHFGVIESEDINAFAAPGGYVIITKGLYRKLENEAQLAGVLSHEIAHVVRSHHLKILQKSQLLDLGAGLLGKQIGKDNQVIQKVIGSGAEICARSLDKSAEFEADRMGVSLTTRAGYEPYGLPEVLQAIGQTGKNESSVALLFKTHPHPDDRLLKLDEAIGNRLDNVKGGKTLSNRFYKLKN